The following are encoded in a window of Amaranthus tricolor cultivar Red isolate AtriRed21 chromosome 2, ASM2621246v1, whole genome shotgun sequence genomic DNA:
- the LOC130802845 gene encoding peptide-N(4)-(N-acetyl-beta-glucosaminyl)asparagine amidase-like: protein MSTMWLLVRTPGGTFDVRVDDTNDGLEVFKFQLFSLTSIPPDEQKIVSGDDSRIIYDDSDLISISNKLRLLSINDDTVAESSTGNSQFNEELLKADEEFAQLLQVINVRFGSNLVQNCNFEISRHNYSI from the exons ATGAGTACAATGTGGTTGTTAGTTCGTACTCCAGGAGGTACTTTTGATGTGAGGGTGGATGACACCAATGATGGCCTTGAA GTTTTCAAATTCCAGTTGTTTTCTCTTACTTCAATTCCACCTGATGAACAGAAG ATTGTCAGCGGTGATGATAGCAGAATCATTTATGATGATTCTGACTTAATTTCGATTTCGAATAAACTGCGTTTGCTTTCCATCAACGATGATACTGTTGCAGAGTCTTCTACTGGTAACTCGCAATTTAATGAAGAGTTACTTAAGGCTGATGAAGAATTCGCTCAATTGCTTCAGGTGATCAATGTTAGATTTGGTTCTAATTTGGTGCAAAATTGCAATTTTGAAATATCGCGTCACAATTATAGCATTTAG